In the Streptomyces sp. cg36 genome, one interval contains:
- a CDS encoding YchJ family protein, with protein MARRTSRPARPTTPADCPCGLPASYAECCGRYHSGRAAAPTAEALMRSRFSAFAVGDEPYLLRTWHPDHRPGHLGLDPATRWTRLEILDTADGSAFHTTGTVTFRAHYTHGGTEDSLHEQSRFARHEGAWVYVDAVFTD; from the coding sequence ATGGCTCGACGCACCTCCCGCCCCGCCCGCCCCACCACTCCCGCGGACTGCCCCTGTGGGCTGCCCGCGTCCTACGCCGAGTGCTGCGGGCGCTACCACTCGGGCCGGGCCGCCGCACCCACCGCCGAGGCGCTGATGCGCTCCCGCTTCAGCGCGTTCGCGGTCGGCGACGAGCCGTATCTGCTGCGCACCTGGCACCCCGACCACCGGCCCGGCCACCTCGGCCTGGACCCCGCCACCCGCTGGACCCGGCTGGAGATACTCGACACCGCCGACGGCAGCGCCTTCCACACGACCGGCACGGTCACCTTCCGCGCCCACTACACCCACGGCGGCACCGAGGACTCCCTGCACGAGCAGAGCCGTTTCGCGCGGCACGAGGGGGCCTGGGTGTACGTGGACGCGGTGTTCACGGACTGA
- a CDS encoding FAD-dependent oxidoreductase, whose translation MERTGSTRRTFVAGTAVAGAATALGLEAAPLAAAATAAPAAAGAGQSVAVFGGGVAGLTAAHELAERGFRVTLYERRALGGKARSMDVPDSARGGRGPLPAEHGFRFIPGIYHNLPDTLRRIPFPGNANGVWDNLVAPKEMMFARTGYEDLRLPLPLSGTPQPLTLDALRRALTGLLGTFQRLPAREALYFADRFVTFLTSCDERRDEQWEATPWWTFTRAGQMSYEYQRILAVGVTRNIVATKAEEASTRTVGSLLEAFVFNALGRGADGPLDRILNAPTNEAWIDPWVARLRALGVEFRVGPALREFTYAGGKVTGAVVEDPAGVRTTAVADHYVCALPVEHARPTWSAAMRAADPQLARCDRLRTDWMTGIQFYLTERPDGVHGHFDCIDSPWSLTAIAQAEHWPHHDFRADFGDGTVADCLSVDISEWDKPGMLYGKTAKQCTREEVAREVWAQLKAAVNDTGKQVLSDGGLHSWFLDPGVLGIGTPDPRNEDELLIHPVGTFHNRPSAATRIPNFYLAGDYVAVPIDLATMEGANTSGRLAANALLERTGSPAPRCSVTPLYSAPELDLLKRDDRFRHRLGLPNVFDVG comes from the coding sequence ATGGAGCGTACGGGCAGCACGAGACGCACGTTCGTCGCCGGAACGGCGGTGGCCGGGGCGGCGACCGCGCTCGGGCTCGAAGCGGCACCACTGGCCGCGGCGGCGACCGCCGCCCCGGCCGCGGCCGGGGCGGGACAGTCGGTCGCGGTGTTCGGCGGCGGGGTCGCGGGCCTGACCGCCGCGCACGAGCTGGCCGAACGCGGCTTCCGCGTCACGCTCTACGAGCGCCGGGCGCTCGGCGGCAAGGCGCGCAGCATGGACGTGCCGGACAGCGCCCGGGGCGGACGCGGCCCGCTCCCGGCCGAGCACGGCTTCCGGTTCATCCCCGGCATCTACCACAACCTGCCGGACACCCTGCGGCGCATCCCCTTCCCGGGCAACGCCAACGGCGTCTGGGACAACCTGGTGGCGCCCAAGGAGATGATGTTCGCCCGGACCGGCTACGAGGACCTGCGCCTGCCGCTGCCGCTCTCCGGCACCCCGCAGCCGCTCACCCTGGACGCGCTGCGGCGCGCCCTGACCGGGCTGCTCGGCACCTTCCAGCGGCTGCCCGCCCGCGAGGCCCTCTACTTCGCGGACCGCTTCGTCACCTTCCTGACCAGCTGCGACGAGCGCCGCGACGAGCAGTGGGAGGCCACGCCCTGGTGGACCTTCACCCGGGCCGGGCAGATGTCGTACGAGTACCAGCGCATCCTCGCCGTCGGCGTCACCCGCAACATCGTGGCGACCAAGGCGGAGGAGGCCAGCACCCGCACGGTGGGCTCGCTCCTGGAGGCGTTCGTCTTCAACGCGCTGGGCCGGGGCGCCGACGGCCCCCTCGACCGCATCCTCAACGCCCCCACCAACGAGGCGTGGATCGACCCCTGGGTGGCGCGGCTGCGCGCCCTCGGCGTGGAGTTCCGCGTCGGCCCGGCGCTGCGGGAGTTCACGTACGCGGGCGGGAAGGTGACCGGGGCGGTGGTCGAGGACCCGGCCGGGGTGCGCACCACGGCCGTCGCCGACCACTACGTCTGCGCGCTCCCGGTCGAGCACGCGCGGCCCACCTGGAGCGCGGCCATGCGCGCCGCCGACCCGCAGCTGGCCCGCTGCGACCGGCTGCGGACGGACTGGATGACGGGCATCCAGTTCTATCTGACCGAGCGGCCCGACGGTGTGCACGGCCACTTCGACTGCATCGACTCGCCCTGGTCGCTCACCGCCATCGCCCAGGCCGAGCACTGGCCGCACCACGACTTCCGGGCCGACTTCGGCGACGGCACGGTGGCCGACTGCCTCTCGGTGGACATCTCCGAGTGGGACAAGCCCGGGATGCTGTACGGGAAGACGGCCAAGCAGTGCACCCGCGAGGAGGTCGCGCGCGAGGTGTGGGCGCAGCTGAAGGCAGCCGTCAACGACACCGGCAAGCAGGTGCTCAGCGACGGCGGACTGCACTCGTGGTTCCTGGACCCGGGCGTCTTGGGCATCGGCACCCCGGACCCGAGGAACGAGGACGAACTGCTCATCCACCCGGTGGGCACCTTCCACAACCGCCCCTCGGCGGCCACCCGGATCCCCAACTTCTATCTGGCCGGGGACTACGTGGCGGTCCCGATCGACCTGGCGACGATGGAGGGCGCCAACACCTCGGGCCGGCTGGCCGCCAACGCCCTGCTGGAGCGGACCGGTTCGCCCGCCCCGCGCTGCTCGGTGACCCCGCTCTACAGCGCCCCGGAGCTGGATCTGCTCAAGCGCGACGACCGCTTCCGCCACCGTCTGGGGCTGCCCAACGTGTTCGACGTGGGCTGA
- a CDS encoding DUF397 domain-containing protein — translation MDHIYNGMPARELGTEGWHKPWSGGNGGNCVEAMKLADGRIAMRQSADPEGPALIYTSNEIAAFIRGAKSGQADFLLT, via the coding sequence ATGGATCACATATACAACGGAATGCCAGCCCGTGAGCTCGGGACCGAGGGCTGGCACAAGCCGTGGAGCGGCGGCAACGGCGGCAACTGCGTCGAGGCGATGAAGCTGGCCGACGGCCGGATCGCGATGCGGCAGTCGGCCGACCCGGAGGGCCCCGCTCTGATCTACACCAGCAACGAGATCGCCGCGTTCATCCGCGGCGCCAAGTCGGGCCAGGCCGACTTCCTGCTGACGTGA
- a CDS encoding helix-turn-helix domain-containing protein — MSEPRSAPTVGQVVLGRRLQDLRERAGLRREEAAKVLRVAPATIRRMETAEVALKIPYVQLLLKAYGIGEAETEGFVELAEEANKPGWWQRFHDILPDWFSMYVSLEGAASLIRTYEPHFVPGLLQTEEYARSVMISGALGQTRAADIERHVALRMERQSLLTRPDAPRFWVIMDETVVRRPVGPRAVMRAQLDRLLEAAELPHVTLQLAEFATGHHPGTYGPFVLFRFAVPELPDMVYSEYLTGAVYLDARPEVATHLEVMDRMAAQAATARRTKEILADLREEL; from the coding sequence GTGAGTGAACCCCGGTCCGCCCCGACCGTGGGGCAGGTCGTGCTGGGCCGGCGTCTGCAGGACCTGCGTGAGCGCGCCGGTCTCCGCCGCGAGGAGGCCGCCAAGGTGCTCCGCGTCGCTCCCGCCACGATCCGCCGCATGGAGACGGCCGAGGTCGCGCTGAAGATCCCGTACGTCCAGCTGCTGCTCAAGGCGTACGGCATCGGGGAAGCGGAGACGGAAGGTTTCGTCGAGCTCGCCGAGGAGGCCAACAAGCCGGGCTGGTGGCAGCGCTTCCACGACATCCTGCCCGACTGGTTCAGCATGTACGTCAGCCTGGAGGGGGCCGCCTCACTCATCCGGACGTACGAGCCGCACTTCGTTCCCGGGCTGCTCCAGACCGAGGAGTACGCCCGCTCGGTGATGATCAGCGGCGCGCTCGGCCAGACCCGGGCCGCCGACATCGAGCGGCACGTCGCGCTGCGCATGGAGCGCCAGTCCCTGCTCACCCGGCCCGACGCGCCCAGGTTCTGGGTGATCATGGACGAGACGGTGGTCCGCCGACCGGTGGGCCCCCGCGCGGTGATGCGGGCCCAGCTCGACCGGCTCCTGGAGGCGGCCGAGCTGCCGCACGTGACGCTCCAGCTGGCCGAGTTCGCGACCGGCCACCACCCGGGAACGTACGGCCCGTTCGTCCTGTTCAGATTTGCCGTGCCGGAACTTCCGGACATGGTCTACAGCGAGTACCTGACCGGCGCGGTCTATCTGGACGCGCGCCCCGAGGTGGCGACCCACCTGGAGGTCATGGATCGCATGGCGGCCCAGGCCGCGACTGCACGACGCACGAAGGAGATCCTGGCGGATCTCCGCGAGGAGCTGTGA